A region of Lichenibacterium dinghuense DNA encodes the following proteins:
- a CDS encoding IS110 family transposase, with amino-acid sequence MTYYAGLDVSLEETAICVVDDAGRIVKELRAASAPGPLVAALQGLKLPIERIGLEACSLTAWLHEGLRAAGLAAVCIETRQANAAMKTMPNKTDRNDARALAQIMRTGWFRQVHVKSQQCRLWRSLLVARRTVLNEMRSIENVVRAMLREAGLKVGTPSRAAFDKRVRELCSDDTALLAMVEPLLTVLSTMIQQLARLTKQVLKIVREEKICRRLMSAPGVGPITALAFRATIDRPDRFGHSRDVGAHLGLTPSRYQSGETDIQGKISRCGDELARTALYEAANALLVRSQKWSSLRAWGMTIAKHRGMARARVAVARKLAVVLHRMWSDGTDFRFGTGPTTAPATVVA; translated from the coding sequence ATGACGTACTATGCCGGACTGGACGTGTCCCTGGAAGAGACCGCGATCTGCGTGGTCGATGACGCGGGTCGGATCGTGAAGGAGCTGCGCGCCGCGAGCGCGCCAGGGCCGCTGGTTGCGGCCCTGCAGGGCTTGAAGCTGCCGATCGAGCGGATCGGCCTCGAAGCCTGCTCGTTGACGGCTTGGCTGCACGAGGGCCTGCGCGCGGCGGGGCTGGCGGCGGTCTGCATCGAGACACGGCAGGCCAACGCCGCCATGAAGACCATGCCCAACAAGACCGACCGCAACGACGCGCGTGCCCTGGCGCAGATCATGCGCACCGGCTGGTTCCGGCAGGTGCACGTCAAGTCGCAGCAGTGCCGGCTGTGGCGCTCGCTGCTGGTCGCACGCCGCACGGTGCTGAACGAGATGCGGTCGATCGAGAACGTCGTTCGGGCCATGCTTCGGGAAGCCGGGCTGAAGGTCGGCACGCCGAGCCGGGCGGCCTTCGACAAGCGTGTGCGCGAACTCTGCTCGGACGACACAGCGTTGCTGGCGATGGTGGAGCCGTTGCTCACTGTACTGTCGACGATGATCCAGCAGCTCGCCCGATTGACAAAACAGGTGCTGAAGATCGTGCGCGAGGAAAAGATCTGTCGGCGGCTGATGAGCGCACCCGGCGTCGGCCCGATCACCGCCCTGGCGTTTCGCGCCACGATCGACCGACCCGATCGGTTCGGCCATTCGCGCGACGTCGGTGCCCATCTCGGCCTGACGCCCTCGCGCTACCAGTCGGGCGAGACCGACATTCAGGGCAAGATCAGCCGATGCGGCGACGAACTGGCGCGAACGGCCCTGTACGAGGCCGCTAACGCGCTGCTCGTGCGCAGCCAGAAATGGTCCAGCCTGCGGGCCTGGGGCATGACGATCGCCAAGCATCGCGGCATGGCGCGGGCGCGCGTTGCCGTAGCCCGAAAGCTGGCCGTGGTCCTGCACCGGATGTGGAGCGACGGTACCGACTTTCGGTTCGGCACCGGGCCGACCACCGCGCCCGCCACCGTAGTTGCCTGA
- a CDS encoding peroxiredoxin family protein produces the protein MRVHVEGAKLLSLICGALDDAGIRSVLMWGSLLGHVRDGGIIPHDHDIDLNIFDHDIDKITLFERRLNDIGLALEKRTPYQMTVTFPRDTRLGIDIWVFYADGDDYTLYSFRKLGGLHHFKMPKALFQNCRPASFLGVPVSIPSRAEEVLDLAYGDWRIRRPDFSDDDAPCATVVGAYPVNDHSYPTGKGYMFWGRPLPAWPPYTPVGVGKRAPDARFKTTDGETWDMDGLAGDFVILGFFASFTHPVSRATLSKIIALRGTAPARSLRLFCITSDPPEVARHDLGETCRQGAHFIHDHDLKLARTFGVLPNVDTPDRDQDFVLSIIVVDPARYVVARFGFSRLDDEWPNLVKSIKAGERRRSYASPPLLFFPRLIDDEVRVDLLRYASTDRRAADLGTLRLQPPDLRAFSDWGSGGQALLSGFLSRSRGSHASLRGRRFAAA, from the coding sequence ATGCGGGTACACGTCGAAGGCGCCAAACTCCTGTCGCTGATCTGCGGGGCATTGGACGATGCCGGAATCAGGTCCGTGCTGATGTGGGGCTCTCTGCTCGGCCATGTCAGGGATGGCGGCATCATCCCGCACGACCACGACATCGACCTCAACATCTTCGATCACGACATCGACAAGATCACGCTCTTTGAGCGCAGGTTGAACGACATCGGATTGGCGTTGGAGAAGCGGACGCCCTATCAGATGACGGTGACATTTCCCAGGGACACGCGCCTCGGCATCGACATCTGGGTGTTCTACGCGGACGGGGACGATTACACGCTGTATTCATTCCGCAAGCTCGGCGGCCTGCACCATTTTAAGATGCCGAAAGCCTTGTTTCAGAACTGCCGACCGGCCAGCTTCTTGGGCGTTCCGGTGTCGATCCCGAGCAGGGCGGAGGAGGTGCTGGACCTCGCCTACGGTGACTGGCGCATCCGCCGGCCGGACTTCTCCGACGACGACGCGCCGTGCGCGACCGTCGTCGGAGCCTATCCCGTCAATGACCATTCCTACCCGACGGGAAAGGGTTACATGTTTTGGGGAAGGCCGCTCCCTGCCTGGCCTCCCTACACGCCGGTGGGCGTCGGCAAGCGGGCGCCCGATGCCCGGTTCAAGACGACGGATGGCGAGACATGGGACATGGATGGCCTCGCCGGCGACTTCGTTATCCTCGGCTTCTTCGCGTCTTTCACGCATCCGGTGAGCCGCGCGACCTTGAGCAAGATCATCGCGCTTCGTGGCACTGCGCCCGCCCGTTCTCTTCGACTCTTCTGCATCACGTCTGACCCGCCAGAGGTTGCCCGGCACGATCTGGGCGAAACGTGCCGGCAGGGAGCGCATTTCATCCATGACCACGACCTGAAACTGGCGCGAACCTTCGGTGTCCTGCCCAATGTCGATACCCCGGACCGCGACCAGGACTTCGTCCTGTCGATCATCGTCGTCGACCCGGCGCGGTACGTCGTGGCGAGGTTCGGCTTTTCCAGGCTCGATGACGAATGGCCGAACCTCGTGAAATCCATCAAGGCGGGAGAAAGGCGCAGGTCTTACGCGTCACCGCCCCTGCTGTTCTTCCCCCGATTGATCGATGACGAGGTCAGAGTAGACCTGTTACGGTACGCATCGACCGACCGACGTGCGGCGGATCTCGGCACCCTCAGACTGCAGCCGCCTGACCTGAGAGCCTTCTCTGATTGGGGCTCTGGAGGTCAAGCGCTCCTGTCAGGTTTTTTGTCCCGTTCCCGCGGGTCACACGCTTCTCTTCGCGGTCGGCGTTTCGCCGCCGCATGA
- a CDS encoding NTP transferase domain-containing protein: MTQTHRPVILAAGRSTRFGGDRPKCLAEVAEKPLLMHSLEALARVGFKAATIVVGNHGAEIRDWLARDRPPLTTSLIWNEDNRRPSIHSFHCAYPELTSGALLIESDLIYDHRIVDALIDHAKPNAVCVTPRRNAKPFYVQTDENGRVERWGYDLTADRELVGIYKLSQDAVEEMMGMEGVEYWDPMLSLKDGLFCRECDFMWNEVDTLDELEDARRDWSA; this comes from the coding sequence ATGACCCAGACACACAGACCCGTCATCCTTGCGGCCGGCAGAAGCACCCGCTTCGGCGGTGATCGACCGAAATGTCTGGCCGAGGTGGCCGAAAAACCGCTACTCATGCACTCGCTCGAAGCTCTCGCGAGGGTCGGCTTCAAGGCGGCGACGATCGTCGTCGGAAACCACGGTGCCGAAATACGCGACTGGCTGGCGAGAGATCGCCCCCCGCTCACGACATCGCTGATCTGGAACGAAGACAATCGTCGCCCCTCCATCCATTCCTTCCACTGCGCGTATCCGGAGCTGACGTCCGGCGCACTGCTGATCGAGAGCGACCTGATCTACGATCACCGCATCGTCGATGCCCTGATCGACCACGCAAAGCCGAACGCCGTCTGTGTGACGCCTCGCAGGAACGCGAAACCGTTCTACGTCCAGACGGATGAGAACGGGCGCGTCGAACGGTGGGGGTACGATCTGACGGCCGACAGAGAACTCGTCGGCATCTACAAGCTGTCCCAAGACGCTGTTGAAGAGATGATGGGCATGGAAGGCGTAGAGTACTGGGATCCGATGCTCTCGTTGAAGGATGGCCTGTTCTGCCGCGAGTGTGACTTCATGTGGAACGAGGTGGACACGTTGGACGAACTGGAAGACGCCCGGCGAGACTGGTCGGCGTAG
- a CDS encoding 2OG-Fe(II) oxygenase, producing MSDDQLIYANLAAGDPVPWIKQQCQGIHFAPDAMAGRYLVFCFYGSAADERARAAIGAVGRRRDRFDDARASFFGVSTDPEDQTLGRVKDVMPGIRFMWDFDRSVSRALGAAPKNRGDAVGHRAFWMIVDPSFHVLATVPFAADGSDVDRMFEILDCQPQPSRFAGFEVPAPVLVLPNVFDAGLCRHLIGLYDADGGGESGVMRNNVGVLDRTFKSRKDYSLEDPKLVGHVQGLIARRVLPEIEKLFFMKVTRMERYMVGCYSAEDGGHFRPHRDNNSEITAHRRFAVSINLNADFEGGEVSFPEYNPRGIKAPPGWAVVFPCAALHMVSRVTSGRRYAFLPFVYDEAGAAIRQAYLRSLQPAAAPAGGAGLGGEALVA from the coding sequence ATGTCCGACGACCAGTTGATCTACGCCAATCTCGCCGCCGGCGACCCGGTGCCGTGGATCAAGCAGCAGTGCCAGGGCATCCACTTCGCGCCCGACGCCATGGCGGGCCGCTACCTCGTCTTCTGCTTCTACGGCTCCGCGGCCGACGAGCGGGCCCGCGCGGCCATCGGCGCCGTGGGCCGCCGCCGGGACCGCTTCGACGACGCGCGCGCGAGCTTCTTCGGCGTGTCCACGGACCCCGAGGACCAGACCCTCGGCCGCGTCAAGGACGTGATGCCGGGCATCCGCTTCATGTGGGACTTCGACCGTTCGGTGAGCCGCGCGCTCGGCGCCGCGCCGAAGAACCGCGGCGACGCCGTCGGCCACCGGGCCTTCTGGATGATCGTCGATCCGTCGTTCCACGTCCTCGCCACCGTGCCCTTCGCGGCGGACGGTTCGGACGTGGACCGGATGTTCGAAATCCTCGATTGCCAGCCCCAACCGTCGCGCTTCGCCGGCTTCGAGGTGCCCGCGCCCGTGCTGGTGCTGCCGAACGTCTTCGACGCCGGCCTGTGCCGCCACCTGATCGGCCTCTACGACGCCGACGGCGGCGGCGAATCCGGGGTGATGCGCAACAACGTCGGCGTGCTCGACCGCACCTTCAAGAGCCGCAAGGACTACTCGCTCGAAGACCCGAAGCTCGTCGGCCACGTGCAGGGTCTCATCGCCCGCCGTGTCCTGCCGGAGATCGAGAAGCTGTTCTTCATGAAGGTCACCCGCATGGAGCGCTACATGGTCGGGTGCTATTCCGCGGAGGACGGCGGCCATTTCCGCCCCCACCGCGACAACAATTCCGAGATCACGGCGCACCGGCGCTTCGCGGTCTCGATCAACCTCAACGCCGATTTCGAGGGCGGCGAGGTCAGCTTCCCGGAATACAACCCGCGCGGCATCAAGGCGCCCCCGGGCTGGGCCGTGGTGTTCCCCTGCGCGGCCCTCCACATGGTGTCGCGCGTGACGAGCGGGCGCCGCTACGCCTTCCTGCCCTTCGTCTACGACGAGGCGGGCGCCGCCATCCGCCAAGCCTACCTCCGCTCGCTCCAGCCCGCTGCCGCCCCCGCGGGCGGCGCCGGCCTCGGCGGAGAGGCCCTGGTCGCCTGA
- a CDS encoding DUF2142 domain-containing protein — MRLRGGASTSRHPAGAGWPSPALLYLLLALPVVLFQVFGTPPFQMPDEPRHFMRAVQIAGGGLLGHRYDDTFSGGDLEIAAQDVAVAFRPLALDTEKRLDLAVVAHIATLRWGMTGKTPALFENTSIYPPTLYAPASLAIRLGKALDLTILSTYYLARLAMGLSGLLLATLAIRTCAIGRNALFVFLSFPFVLSAFGSISQDGLAISAGALAVALCSRYLAEDRAMPVAIRAGVALLLGAVVGARLPLAPLLALLVIPTSSSRPGLRPADLAASALCLVPVSLSLLCAAVAKIPFRAQDGVAPADQVAFVLRHPAGVVQTLWTTMAEHGGEFAREMVSVLGWWSGMGPSFFYWWIAGCLAAALTIDMCMPAPARSDRSRLLALGAAIVATLGVFATFYVAWTPVGGAQIEGVQGRYFVVPALASLLALPRFSPAAAYVATLWPSQVLLVLGRAICLGVGCLDLWAVPTTILARYYQ; from the coding sequence ATGCGGCTACGGGGTGGCGCATCGACGTCGCGGCATCCGGCGGGGGCTGGGTGGCCGTCTCCCGCTCTGCTCTACCTGCTCCTGGCATTGCCGGTCGTCCTTTTCCAGGTGTTCGGCACGCCCCCCTTCCAGATGCCGGATGAACCGCGCCACTTCATGCGGGCCGTGCAGATCGCCGGCGGGGGCCTGCTCGGGCATCGCTACGACGATACGTTCTCGGGCGGTGACCTCGAGATCGCGGCGCAGGACGTCGCCGTCGCCTTCCGGCCGCTCGCGCTCGACACCGAGAAGCGCCTCGATCTGGCCGTCGTCGCCCACATCGCGACCCTGCGATGGGGCATGACGGGCAAGACGCCAGCCTTATTCGAGAACACCTCGATCTACCCTCCGACGCTTTACGCGCCGGCGTCGCTCGCCATCCGCCTCGGAAAGGCTCTCGACCTCACGATCCTGTCCACATACTACCTGGCCCGCCTCGCGATGGGGCTGAGCGGGCTGCTGCTCGCCACCCTGGCGATTCGTACCTGCGCGATCGGTCGGAATGCGCTCTTCGTGTTCCTGTCCTTTCCCTTCGTGCTCAGCGCCTTCGGGTCGATCTCGCAGGATGGGCTCGCCATCTCGGCGGGCGCATTGGCGGTGGCGCTGTGCTCGCGATACCTCGCCGAGGATCGGGCGATGCCCGTGGCCATTCGCGCCGGTGTCGCTTTGCTGTTGGGCGCCGTCGTCGGGGCCCGCTTGCCCTTGGCTCCTCTCCTCGCCCTCCTCGTAATCCCGACGTCGTCGTCCCGACCCGGGCTGCGCCCGGCCGACCTCGCGGCCTCCGCGCTCTGCTTGGTCCCGGTGTCGCTCAGCCTGCTGTGCGCCGCGGTCGCCAAGATCCCGTTCAGGGCACAGGATGGCGTGGCGCCGGCCGATCAGGTCGCGTTCGTGCTGCGTCACCCGGCCGGCGTCGTCCAGACCCTTTGGACGACGATGGCGGAACACGGCGGCGAGTTCGCGCGCGAGATGGTCAGCGTTCTCGGCTGGTGGAGCGGCATGGGACCGTCCTTCTTCTATTGGTGGATCGCTGGCTGCCTCGCAGCGGCCTTGACGATCGATATGTGCATGCCGGCGCCCGCGCGCTCGGATCGGAGCCGGCTGCTCGCCCTCGGTGCCGCGATCGTCGCGACCCTCGGAGTATTCGCCACCTTCTACGTGGCCTGGACACCCGTCGGAGGGGCGCAGATCGAGGGCGTGCAGGGCCGCTACTTCGTCGTCCCGGCCCTGGCCTCGCTGCTCGCCCTGCCACGCTTCTCGCCGGCGGCCGCTTATGTCGCGACGCTGTGGCCCTCACAGGTTCTGCTCGTTCTGGGACGGGCTATCTGCCTCGGCGTCGGCTGCCTCGATCTTTGGGCTGTTCCGACAACGATCCTGGCGCGGTACTATCAATGA
- a CDS encoding type I secretion system permease/ATPase → MSLSTVAEPQTQTAQAQPASLQQPRVVDTGLPALALIANFHRLGCDVAQVRHEMGLGDKVCDSLDVVRASKLVKLKARRLQKQSTKALEKAPLPALVEMKDGQFLIYGRRHEDGKMRLVNAVTREVRNLTADELAAEWTGTLLLFARRVALKAEAGHFSIAWFLPFLWRYRRPLASVVTASLFIQLCTLATPLLFQIVIDKVLTHKGMSTLYMVILGMVLVGLFQALLTWLRTYMLTHTTSRIDVELGAKLFDHMVRLPLAYFEARATGQTVARMREIEQVRNFLTGSALLTGLDVIFSVVLVAVMVAYSPFLSVIALLSIPVYVVIGMTMRPLLRARMMDKFNKNALSTQFLVESVVGIQTVKAMAIEPVLRSEWEDRLAAYVGSSFDAVSIANVGQNAFQYVSKLSSAAVLFFGAQAVIDGDLTVGGLIAFNMIFGQVTGPILRISQLWQDFQQVQISVERLGDIMNNAPESTSMAQAHLPPAKGDVQIRGMTFRYEAGGREILKNINLAIPAGQVIGIVGPSGSGKSTLTKLVQRLYTPERGQILVDGIDVGQVDPAWLRRQVGVVLQENLLFNKTVHENIALVNPAMSRAQVIAMARLSGADEFINRLPLGYDTMIVERGANLSGGQRQRLAIARALASNPRILILDEATSALDYESERIIQENMRHIVHGRTVIIIAHRLAAVRDCHRIIAVQDGNIVEDGSHHELLALPTSLYGRLWRIQAGEAEAA, encoded by the coding sequence ATGTCGCTGAGCACCGTGGCGGAGCCGCAGACCCAAACAGCCCAGGCTCAGCCGGCATCGCTTCAGCAGCCGCGCGTGGTCGACACGGGTCTTCCCGCTCTCGCCCTGATCGCCAACTTCCACCGCCTCGGCTGCGACGTCGCGCAGGTCCGGCACGAGATGGGGCTGGGCGACAAGGTTTGCGACTCGCTCGATGTCGTCAGGGCCAGCAAGCTTGTGAAGCTCAAGGCGCGCCGCCTTCAGAAGCAGTCGACGAAGGCGTTGGAGAAGGCGCCTCTGCCAGCTCTGGTCGAGATGAAGGACGGGCAGTTCCTCATCTACGGTCGGCGCCACGAAGACGGGAAGATGCGTCTCGTCAACGCCGTGACGCGCGAGGTGCGCAACCTCACCGCGGATGAACTCGCCGCGGAATGGACCGGCACGCTCCTCCTGTTCGCCCGCAGGGTGGCCCTGAAGGCAGAAGCCGGCCATTTCTCAATCGCCTGGTTCCTGCCCTTCCTTTGGCGCTATCGCCGGCCGCTGGCCAGCGTGGTCACCGCCTCGCTGTTCATCCAGCTCTGCACGCTGGCGACGCCCCTGCTGTTCCAGATCGTCATCGACAAGGTGCTCACCCACAAGGGCATGTCGACTCTGTACATGGTGATCCTGGGCATGGTGCTGGTCGGCCTGTTCCAGGCGCTGCTGACCTGGCTGCGCACCTACATGCTCACCCACACGACGAGCCGCATCGACGTCGAACTCGGCGCCAAGCTGTTCGACCACATGGTGCGGTTGCCTCTCGCCTATTTCGAGGCCCGTGCTACGGGCCAGACCGTGGCCCGCATGCGCGAGATCGAGCAGGTCCGCAACTTCCTCACCGGCTCCGCCCTGCTGACCGGCCTCGACGTGATTTTCTCCGTCGTGCTGGTCGCCGTGATGGTGGCCTACTCGCCATTCCTGTCGGTGATCGCGCTGCTGTCGATCCCGGTCTACGTCGTAATCGGCATGACGATGCGTCCGCTTCTCCGCGCGCGCATGATGGACAAGTTCAACAAAAACGCGCTCTCGACGCAGTTCCTCGTCGAATCGGTCGTCGGCATCCAGACCGTCAAGGCCATGGCGATCGAGCCGGTGTTGCGCTCGGAATGGGAGGACAGGCTCGCCGCCTACGTGGGCTCGTCCTTCGACGCCGTGTCGATCGCCAACGTGGGCCAGAACGCGTTCCAATACGTGTCCAAGCTGTCGTCGGCGGCCGTGCTGTTCTTCGGCGCCCAGGCGGTGATCGACGGCGACCTCACGGTCGGCGGGCTCATCGCGTTCAACATGATCTTCGGGCAGGTGACCGGACCGATCCTGCGGATCTCCCAGCTCTGGCAGGACTTCCAACAGGTGCAGATCTCGGTCGAGCGCCTCGGCGACATCATGAACAACGCCCCCGAGTCGACCTCCATGGCCCAGGCGCACCTGCCGCCGGCCAAGGGCGACGTGCAGATCCGCGGCATGACGTTCCGCTACGAGGCCGGCGGACGCGAGATCCTGAAAAACATCAACCTTGCAATCCCGGCTGGGCAGGTGATCGGCATCGTCGGCCCGTCGGGCTCCGGCAAGTCGACCCTCACCAAGCTCGTGCAGCGGCTTTATACGCCCGAGCGCGGGCAGATCCTGGTCGACGGCATCGACGTCGGGCAGGTCGACCCAGCCTGGCTGCGCCGTCAGGTCGGCGTGGTGCTGCAGGAGAACCTGCTGTTCAACAAGACCGTGCACGAGAACATCGCGCTGGTGAACCCCGCCATGTCGCGCGCCCAGGTCATCGCCATGGCGCGGCTGTCGGGCGCCGACGAGTTCATCAACCGCCTGCCGCTCGGCTACGACACGATGATCGTGGAGCGCGGCGCCAACCTGTCGGGTGGCCAGCGCCAGCGCCTCGCCATCGCGCGCGCCCTGGCCTCCAATCCGCGCATCCTGATCCTCGACGAGGCGACCTCGGCGCTCGACTACGAGAGCGAGCGCATCATCCAGGAGAATATGCGCCACATCGTGCACGGCCGCACGGTGATCATAATCGCGCACCGCTTAGCCGCCGTCCGCGACTGCCACCGGATCATCGCCGTGCAGGACGGCAACATCGTCGAGGACGGGTCACACCACGAGCTTCTCGCCCTGCCGACGAGCCTTTACGGGCGCCTGTGGCGCATCCAAGCTGGAGAAGCGGAAGCCGCATGA
- a CDS encoding HlyD family type I secretion periplasmic adaptor subunit, with the protein MSTQAQLPAVRPSRVPAIVARVPAAFKASTAPKPSTAYTEFLPAHLEILETPASPKMSFMLWTICGMMTAAIAWSSFAKIDIYAEAQGRIQPSGRSKVIQPLDVGRVSEIAVQNGSIVKAGELLVQLDATQSEADRASAAADLQSLHAEIARRTTEIVDVQAGVTNPTIIYPPDVSDSYRRRDDSVFQAEMSQYQAQVDGLQAQLAEKTARNKHLADTIAAREKVIDSMTQRLDMKQTLEARQAGTKAAVIDASQTLENEQRNLADDHGQVMENDAAAVSLRRRLDQAKRDFLATQNQKLNDAQRKLDDVQQSLVKAAAKVQQARIVAPIDGTVQQLAVTTVGQVVTSGQPLMVLVPSTKSLEVMALVQNQDIGFVKDQQDVVLKVDAFPFSKYGTLKGKVTRISNEAVDSQEATASSDASTLARPLNSQAVSGSQKVQNLVYPVTIQLEQTSINADGKDVPLMPGMMVTAEIQTGSRRVIQYLLAPIWEATSQAAHER; encoded by the coding sequence ATGAGCACTCAAGCCCAGCTTCCCGCCGTCCGACCCTCGCGTGTGCCCGCCATCGTCGCGCGGGTGCCCGCTGCCTTCAAAGCCTCGACGGCGCCCAAGCCGTCGACGGCCTACACTGAGTTCCTGCCGGCCCACCTCGAGATCCTGGAGACGCCCGCCTCACCCAAGATGTCGTTCATGCTCTGGACGATCTGCGGGATGATGACGGCCGCGATCGCCTGGAGCTCCTTCGCCAAGATCGACATCTACGCGGAAGCGCAGGGGCGCATCCAGCCGAGCGGCCGCTCCAAGGTGATCCAGCCGCTGGATGTGGGGCGCGTGTCCGAGATCGCGGTGCAGAACGGATCCATCGTCAAGGCGGGTGAACTCCTCGTCCAGCTCGACGCGACGCAGAGCGAGGCCGACCGGGCGAGTGCCGCCGCCGACCTGCAGTCGCTCCACGCCGAGATCGCCCGGCGCACGACCGAGATCGTCGACGTCCAGGCGGGCGTGACCAACCCCACCATCATCTATCCGCCCGACGTGTCGGACTCCTATCGCAGGCGCGACGACAGCGTTTTCCAGGCGGAGATGAGCCAGTACCAGGCGCAGGTGGACGGCCTCCAGGCCCAGCTCGCCGAGAAGACCGCCCGCAACAAGCACTTGGCGGACACGATCGCGGCCCGCGAGAAGGTCATCGACTCGATGACCCAGCGCCTCGACATGAAGCAGACCTTGGAGGCTCGCCAGGCGGGCACCAAGGCGGCGGTGATCGACGCCAGCCAGACGCTCGAGAACGAGCAGCGCAATCTCGCCGACGACCACGGGCAGGTGATGGAGAACGACGCCGCTGCGGTGTCGCTGCGCCGCCGGCTCGACCAGGCCAAGCGCGACTTCCTGGCCACGCAGAACCAGAAGCTCAACGACGCGCAGCGCAAGCTGGACGATGTCCAGCAGAGCCTCGTCAAGGCGGCAGCGAAGGTTCAGCAGGCGCGCATCGTCGCGCCGATCGACGGCACTGTGCAGCAACTCGCAGTCACCACGGTCGGCCAAGTCGTCACGTCGGGCCAGCCCCTCATGGTGCTGGTGCCATCGACGAAGTCTCTCGAAGTGATGGCGCTGGTGCAGAACCAGGACATCGGCTTCGTCAAGGACCAGCAGGACGTCGTGCTCAAGGTCGACGCCTTCCCGTTCAGCAAATACGGGACGCTGAAGGGCAAGGTGACGCGCATCTCCAACGAGGCGGTCGACTCCCAGGAGGCCACGGCTTCGTCCGACGCGAGCACGCTGGCGCGCCCGTTGAACAGCCAAGCCGTGTCTGGCAGCCAGAAGGTTCAGAACCTCGTCTACCCGGTCACGATCCAGCTCGAACAGACGTCGATCAACGCCGACGGCAAGGACGTGCCGCTGATGCCGGGCATGATGGTCACGGCCGAGATCCAGACCGGCAGCCGCCGTGTCATCCAGTACCTGCTGGCGCCGATCTGGGAAGCGACTTCGCAGGCGGCGCACGAGCGCTGA